TCACTGCTGATAAATCAGTTTCGCAGATTAGAGTGACATAATAAAAAATGATGCAGACTGATTTACGAAATTCTGACTCAGTTCTACATCATTCGCACAGCCCTTCACATTGTTGTTCATAAAACAATTACGAAAGGTAACAGCTAAGTAAGAAAGTGACAAGTTGGAAAAAAAGAATAGGATCTATGGAAAAGAACAGAATCTATAAGTGAGACAATGGACTAATGGAGTGCACACTCCATCAGCTGAGCACATTGTGAGACATGGACTGACTACAAGCAGCGTATGAAGCTGGAAACATGGACTGAATACAAAATTTCTCTCTTCTTCCAGTTCAGCATACCACATTTCAAAAATAAAAGCAAAAATAATTTAAAACTGTGCGGACAAGGAGAGCAAATACACAGAGAGAGGACCTAATTTGTACCTGCTAGTTGGCAGCCACTAAATTGCAGTAATAAATGCATGTCTAGATGACTTTTTCTTAAAGAAGCTCGGTGACCAAAGCGGAGCAAAAGTAAGTCATTGTTGTTGCCCTTCATATGAGATAACTATCTTACCTTGATGTATGACATAAACTTTGAAACATCAATTCTTTGTGCAACCTTCATGGGCATTCCACTCTTAGTAGCTTTCAGCTGCATAACTCCTTGCATCTGATTACCAGGGTTATCCCTGAAAAAGCATAACAAACAACGGTTTATCAATTACTAAGTTTTGTAGAAATTCATTGTTCTTGTCTTGAATTGAGCTTGCTCTTCAGAATGCAGTATAGAAGCATAGTGTTAAAAGGTTTGCAGTTTTGCACCACTAGCAACGCTGGGTTTGCACTAGATATTCTCCTTGAAGTTGAAAAGAAAATACAACCATAAAGTATTAATAGACCTCTAAGATCAGATATTACATGAAAAAATTAAGTGTTTTAGTGCTTCCAGAGAAATCAGTTGAAATTGCCCATATGAACTGCCAGAAAACTGAAACAATTTAACACTTGAACACTATACACCCACGACTCCAAGGTGACCCTACTTGCCATGTGCCAACCAACACAAACTTTTCCAAACAGATTTCTTAACAAATGCATATTCCAACTCAATAGACCTTATTCCAACTCGATAGACCAACCATCTGGAACTCTTGGAGACAAACGGGCAAAAGATAAAATGTTGATCTTGCATACAGGTCATAGGAAATACTGTGGTATTCTAACCAACAAGGGCACATCAAATAAAAATTAAACAGTAATAATTCTCGTTAATTGCACGAGCATTAGTATTGCAAGGATAGGGTTCAGAAAGGTTTAAGAGTTTTAGACTACAGTCAGAGCCAGCTTGGGGTCAGCATATGCACCAGCAGATTTGAAATGTGAATGAATTGGACAAAATGAAGCAAATTATGTAACTAATTGAACCCTATATGAAGGAAAACCAGAGCAGAGCAAGTAATAGATCACTAAATCACCCAGGAGTCAAGAAAGAAATAATTTAAGCAAGCCCAACCTGAACAAATTCTCTGTATCACCACAACTTAGCCATCTCTTCCTCCAATTCTTCAAGGTTTCAACCATGCTGCACAGTCACTTTAAAATTAATATCAAGGGATCAGATGGCAAACTTATAATAAACTTGCTCTGGTTTGGGCATACTTGGAATGGTAGTTAAGCAAGTTAACATGATATGCCTTCTCATCCTTTTTTATGTGCTTCTCCTTGTTAAGTAGTGCATCAGGATGAATATCACCATAGCAAAGAGAAGATGACCTACAGTTCAAAATTTAATCAATGATCTAAACTATTCCTGGAGGTCAATCCGGGAGCGAACGGGGCCTAGACGAGAACATGATAATCGGTATATGTGCCTCGGAGTGACCTGAGTCCGATTCACGTGAGCTTCTGCTCTCCGATGCACTGTATGCGCCACAAGTACCCCAGTCGGCGTAAACGCCTGAATAAAGAAATCCTAGTGCCTGCCAACCAAAACGAAAGCTACTCCTAACATTTCGAATTGCCTGCTCCTGAGCATCCCCACGACCGGTACACATCTTCTGTCTTCATATATATAACTGGCATGTCAACCCAAAAAAAACAAACGAAATGATTAGGAAGAACGACACAGCATCAGGTTTTGCTGAGGGCGCTACATAGGCAGACTACACATGGAAATTGGGGCACAGCTTATTatcaatcaaaaaaaaaaaaactgcaggGCAAAACAGCAAAAACGGGAATCCTCAGCTTTGACTCCAGATTCCCAGCGCCTGCGTTCAGACAGGCATGGTGCAAAAGCAATTTCTGAAATCAGGCCATTCAAACAGCTCAAAACCACTATGCTGTCAGTCATCGATGCCGGAAAACATTCTGTTCCAACCTGCCCCAATTTCCTTATTAACCAACTTATTAGGGAGCGCCTAAAACCAACCAATCTAGTACATCCAGTCCAGGGTGTCATAAAGAGTTATCTGGTCCAGGGCCCTCGGAATGGCCTGTTTGTAAAGTCAGACGGCATTCCAGGATTTTGTTGTATGAAGTTTGTCCAATGTGAGCTATCCAGAGACCCTACAGGTGCTACCTGACTGCTTGTGCCACTGGCCATATTCTGGGTGAAGCCATACATATCCGGAAAAGTAGGGTTTGTGTCTTGACTCCTGGAAAGAAAATTCTGAGGTGGACCACATTGATTCCTTGGCTCAATGAgttggctgtggcttgactcaccATGTCCCATGTGTACTGATGGCTGCTTGTACTGGGATATGGCGCTGAACAGAGTTCCATCGGTGCTGCTTCCACTAGGTAAGGCCTGGGGTAAGCAGTTACCCGACTGCAACCCCAACAGATTATCATTATTATTATGTGACTGGCTGCCCTGGGGGAACCAGTTATACCTATGATCCATCGAATCAAAAGCAGCATAAGAATGTTGTTCAGAGATTGGAAGGTTTACTTTAGTTGGAAAACTCACATCCGTGTAGTAATCCTCGTGAAGTTGTGCATAGAGGCCATTGTCACTCTGATCGATTAACTGATGCTGCTCCTGCAACAACCTGGGAAATGGAGCAGATTGAGCCAAACGTTTATTCACCAAACAATGCAAACCAGTTGACTGTTTCATGCTATTTGCATGCCGAAAGGGATAGGAGACTGCTCCAATGTCCTTTGCTGTCCCGAGCTGACCATTGCTCTGCAGATTTGAGAAAGGTTCAATAACTGATGCTGGATTGTCCACTGGAAAAGCAGATGTGGCAAGTTGAGGTTGCTGCTGACTTAAAATAACATTATTCAAGTAAACTGAAGAATTATGTTGTCCTGAAGAGAGATAAGGCTGTTTAATCTGCACGTCACCTGAGCCATTATACGTTATATTCTCTAGAGGGCGATAATGGGACTGAAGAGGGCCTGCCAACTGCCATCTGACTTTCTCAACTTTTGCTGCTTGGTCATTTAGATCCAGAAAGTCTTGCACATGCATTTGTTCTGCAGAGGATTTAGGTAGTTGTGAAGAACTGCACGATGGTATCATAACGTTCTCAGTCTCATCTTGGCCAATTACAGTGGTCATCTTTGGATGACTCGTTTCTGAAGAAATATTTTGACTATGGTGACAATTGTGGTTCACAACAGCATGGCCAATGTTTTCCAGGTCCTGATCTTGCTCATAAGCATGAACTGATGGACCTTTGTAAGAAACTCCATCAAGATCTTCTAGTTGCATATTTTTGCAGTCAGGATTGTCAACAAGCAGTCCATCTTTACACAATTTGATGTCCATGAGAACTTCACTCTGCTTATCAGGGTTGTTGGCACAGCAGTAAATGCCTTTATCTACGCAGCTGACACCATTACGATTTTGATCTGGCGCATCAGAGTTTTGCTCACTCTGACTAGTTATGTCTATACCCCTGACAACCATGAGATCATGATCTTCCACATTCATACAGTGAATATGGTAAACAGACTGCTCATCATCCTGATCTTGAAGAGTGCTCTGATCATGCCCACCTTGCAATAAACTTTGAGGTGAGCATTCTACCTGGTCATTTTGAAAAACTGGGGTACCGTCATTTTCACTAGCACCAGGTTGTCCTAGCCCTTTCATTTTGTCTGTTAACTGGTCTGCCTTCTCATCATAAACAAACATAAATAAACCATAATCATCTATTGGGTATTAAAAACAAATTAAGATTGTTCTGTTATAAGAATTTATTTTTATTATGAAGATTACAACAAAGTATAATTTTTTATAAGAATGTGACAGTATAATTAGCTTATACAAATAAGATAACACTTCAGGGTAATTCACCATTCATAATGAAATACTGCCTACAGCTTTCATACTAGATGCCGCTATTACAAATTCAGTATCTTTATAGTCATGGTATTCTCATCTATAGTGGTAAATGCTATGATACACTGTAAAAAGGCAAGATACATAACAGAAGTAAGCATAAACTGGTATCATCCACTGTGCTTTTTATACATTCAAGTAAATGACTTCCCACAGGACAAAAATAAAAGACTTAAGAAAAAGAATTGAAGGACAAGTCACAGCGAACCTTTCTCAAGACAGATACATTCTTCTGTTCAAGCTCAAGGCCTAATAACTTTCTTGATTTCTCCATCCGCACCTTCCTTGCCCTAAGAACCTCAAAGGAAGCAGGTAAATCATTGCAAGACATTTTCAACCTGTCATGTAAATAGTTCCTCATAAGAAAAATGATCTACAAAAGACATACATACTCAAGTAAGAATTACTGACCAATGCTCGTGCAGTCTCCTCTGTTCATCCTCTAATAAAGCTCCATATGGTTTTACATGGGATTTATCAAGGCCACCAATTACACGTGAAACATGCTTGGTCTGAATACCATCCCCAGATTGCTTCAGTCTCTTTATATGGTTGAGCTGTGTTCTACTGACCTGAAAAGGTTacaaaagcaaaggtaacacagcaTATTCAGTAAAATGCATCACAATCATTGTATAGACTCTGAAATAGGTGTTGCTATTCGGCATCCTAATGGAGTATTTTGCGATTTATTTTAATATAAGCTTTGTCGATATTGGTGGTGAAAGCTTAATTTTATTTAAGAACCTGAAAAGTCAAAAGTATCACGTAATTTGGACAAAGGTGATGACACCAAAGTAATAGTCAGGCATAAAAAGCTGCCATGAACAGTCAAGTCACTGCTGATAAATCAGTTTCGCAGATTAGAGGGACATAATAAAAAATGATGCAGACTGATTTACGAAATTCTGACTCAGTTCTACATCATTCGCACATTAGCACAGCCCTTCACATTGTTGTTCATAAAACAATTACGAAAGGTAACAGCTAAGTAAGAAAGTGACAAGTTGGAAAAAAAGAATAGGATCTATGGAAAAGAACAGAATCTATAAGTGAGACAATGGACTAATGGAGTGCACACTCCATCAGCTGAGCACATTGTGAGACATGGACTGACTACAAGCAGCGTATGAAGCTGGAAACATGGACTGAATACAAAATTTCTCTCTTCTTCCAGCTCAGCATACCACATTTCAAAAATAAAAGCAAAAATAATTTAAAACTGTGCGGAGAAGGAGAGCAAATACACACAGAGAGGACCTAATTTGTACCTGCTAGTTGGCAGCCACTAAATTGCAGTAATAAATGCATGTCTAGATGACTTTTTCTTAAAGAAGCTCGGTGACCAAAGCTGAGCAAAAGTAAGTCATTGTTGTTGCCCTTCATATGAGATAACTATCTTACCTTGATGTATGACATAAACTTTGAAACATCAATTCTTTGTGCAACCTTCATGGGCATTCCACTCTTAGTAGCTTTCAGCTGCATAACTCCTTGCATCTGATTACCAGGGTTATCCCTGAAAAAGCATAACAAACAACGGTTTATCAATTACTAAGTTTTGTAGAAATTCATTGTTCTTGTCTTGAATTGAGCTTGCTCTTCAGAATGCAGTATAGAAGCATAGTGTTAAAAGGTTTGCAGTTTTGCACCACTAGCAACGCTGGGTTTGCACTAGATATTCTCCTTGAAGTTGAAAAGAAAATACAACCATAAAGTATTAATAGACCCCTAAGGTCAGATATTACATGAAAAAATTAAGTGTTTTAGTGCTTCCAGAGAAATCAGTTGAAATTGCCCATATGAACTGCCAGAAAACTGAAACAATTTAACACTTGAACACTATACACCCACGACTCCAAGGTGACCCTACTTGCCATGTGCCAACCAACACAAACTTTTCCAAACAGATTTCTTAACAAATGCATATTCCAACTCAATAGACCTTATTCCAACTCGATAGACCAACCATCTGGAACTCTTGGAGACAAACGGGCAAAAGATAAAATGTTGATCTTGCATACAGGTCATAGGCAATACTGTGGTATTCTAACCAACAAGGGCACATCAAACAAAAATTAAACAGTAATAATTCTCATTAATTGCACGAGCATTAGTATTGCAAGGATAGGGTTCAGAAAGGTTTAAGAGTTTTAGACTACAATCAGAGCCAGCTTGGGGTCAGCATATGCACCAGCAGATTTGAAATGTGAATGAATTGGACAAAATGAAGCAAACTATGTAACTAATTGAACCCTATATGAAGGAAAACCAGAGCAGAGCAAGTAATAGATCACTAAATCACCCAGGAGTCAAGAAAGAAATAATTTAAGCAAGCCCAACCTGAACAAATTCTCTGTATCACCACAACTTAGCCATCTCTTCCTCCAATTCTTCAAGGTTTCAACCATGCTGCACAGTCACTTTAAAATTAATATCAAGGGATCCTCATCAAGGGATCAGATGGCAAACTTATAATAAACTTGCTCTGGTTTGGGCATACTTGGAATGGTAGTTAAGCAAGTTAACATGATATGCCTTCTCATCCTTTTTTATGTGCTTCTCCTTGTTAAGTAGTGCATCAGGATGAATATCACCATAGCAAAGAGAAGATGACCTACAGTTCAAAATTTAATCAATGATCTAAAAATATATCAAGAGGTAAAACAGTACCGTAGACAAACTGATGTAAAAGTTCAACGGACAATTTTAAGGGTACAAGAGTAGGTTCAAAGAAAAGATTCCAGTATGGTATATTCTAGAGCAACATTATTTAAGGATAAACAGAATAAGTGCATTGATGTGTATATAATAGTGACGAACCTCAACATAGGATAATGGAAACCTTCAGGCAATAAATCAGCTTTAAATGGTGTGAGCCAATGATCAGTGCCCACGGAATGTCATGTAAAAGCATCAGTGGCTTTGATGTTTGATCTGAGAAGATTCGGAAGTTGCTAATTGTCCTATAAAAGTTGTTATTCGATGTGTAGCAGTGCAAGTATATTTTCTTAGGTTCAGTGACTAGTAGGCCCTGCAGGCAGCCCAGAGAGGCCCATGTGTACTGTCCAATAGCACTGGCACACATGTACAGTAAATTCTGGCACTATAGCAACAGGCCCGAAATCCCCTGGGGAATGACTGTTTGGACATTAAGTTAGATAGGACTAGATTATGAGGTTATTATGAGGTATCTCGGTACAGAACATTGAATTAAATTCAAGAGTTAAAAAATTGCATTCCTGAGCCATTTATGTTGTTTACTGGTGCACACTATGTCCATACCACTTCGGAAGGCCGATTCGTCCTACATGGCGATGCCAACATGGATTCCCAGTCACTTGAGGTACACGTGAGGGAGGGAGCGCATAGAAATATGCACTTAGCCCCCCAAGCTTATCCTGTTTTCATTTCCATCCCTCCATCCTGTCTCCCAAATCTTCTCCCccatttggtgtggatgatcccAGTTGGTGCGGACTGAAGGATCTGCCCCAAGCTTGCCATGGGACCACATCACCCTAATGGTTGCGTGCCTGCTCAACTCTATCTTCACCTTCCGGCAGCTCAAGTGATCAGGGATCCACGCTGGCATCACCATGTATGACAAATCGACCTCCCAAAAGGGCATGGACCTAGGGTACACCAGTAAACAACATAAGTAGCTCGGAAATGTAATTTGAGAGTTCATGGACCTAAACGGCACACCCATACAAGTTCAAGGCCCGCTGGTGTATTTAACTGTAAAAAATTCAACCTATTGGTAGCTTAGGGATcactcctcccccccccccccccccacccccccccccccccccccccccccccccccccccccccccaaactaTATAAAGGGTTTGTCCGTCAAAGGGGAAAGCATGAACTAGAAGGGAAACCCTCAACCAACTCTGCAGCCTCCGTGCGCAAGGCCCCAAGCCACCACACCCATTCTCTTGCCAATTCTTGAAAATTCATCCAATGTTCACGACTTCCAACAAATCCTAAGCCCACAAAGCATTTATTAGTTACCAAAAAACAATGAGTAGATCTAGTTGCCTTGTGTTGTACCAAGACAAACTGGACTGTGGGAGGAAATAAGATACATGTACCTATTTCAAAACCATAGTAGGTACTTTTCACATAAACAGGATCGGAAATAAGTAGGGATCAAAACGGATCGAATAGAAACAGATCTATATGGATACAAATACAGATAGTTATTTTTTTTCTTAGATTCAGAATTGGATACGCATATTGTCTACGAATACGGACAGGTAGTTTGGGTCTGAGAGACAGTCGGATACTGATAAAATACTATGTACCTAATATCAAATATCTGACTTTGAATATCCAGATTCGGATCTGGGGACAATGAATATCCAAATTTGGATGTGGATGGATCTGAAAGGGACACCGAATATCTAGGCTCAGATACGGACAGATTTAAACTCTTCAGACAGATGGGCGAGAATATCTGGCCCACATTTCATCCCTAGAAATAATACAACTAGCTCACAACAAAATATAACCACAACAGAGAAAACAGAAGGCACAACTGTATGCCTCTACAACCCTAGAAATGCAAAATATAATGGGTCCACAGGAATCAAATCAGAGAACTTGCCAGCTGAGGAAAGGATTTTCaaagtgatgattttttcctgtAAGCAACGAATATACATTTTCTTCTGCATCAGGCTCGCTTGGAAGAAATTGTATGAGAAATTTTCTCTCGGCTTCTGTAAGAGATGTAGACCATACCTACATCAAGGACAAAGTTTGTTGATGTATAGTTAAAAGAATAGCACAAAATAGCAGGCTAACGATACCAAAATAATGAATCTAGCAAGTCAAGGAAATTGTAGAAGATAAATGAAACAGATAATGGTAAATAAACTCAGAAATTAATATTGTAGATAAGAAGCTAGGTATACCTCATAGGATAGCACACCTCTCAGGCTCTTAAGAGAGAAAGTCTCTGGAGGAACATATGTAACATCAGCAAGGCCTGAGCAATGTTTCTGGCTTTCCATGAAAGGGGCCATGTCTGACCACAAAATTCCAACTTGTTCCTTCTCTGGCACAACTTTCCTCAAATATTGGTCCCATTTAAGACCGATATGAGGCTTCAAACTCACTAGACAATGAGATGAGTCCAATTTTGTTTTCTTCCCCGGCCTGCACTGCTCTGAGTTGGTACAATTTGTCTGTCGTTTATTTTGCTTGCTTGCTGACATTATACAGGTCATTTGGTCATTTAACTGGAAGACTGGAAACACTTTACTTTTGAGTTTTGAATAACTCCCTAATCTTGCTTCAATCCTAATTTATTTCAGATGTCATAGACAATCGTGGAGCACCTAAAACAGGGCATATATAGGTTACAATTTCAACTTAATATACAAGAAGCACGATCGGCTAAATCAAGCAATCAAGCAACAAGCCACTAACTTCACTGCAGAAATAGAATAGATCGAGGATGGGGAGAGGAAGACGAAGTGGCCAAGTGGGGAGCAAAGAAATCAAGCAACAAGCGGCCACGaactgaagaagaagaggagatcGAGAACGGGGAAGGGGATTGACTCACGGGAGTTGACTGGAGCCTGGATCCACGTCGAAGGGGCGGAAACTCGTCGCTGGCGGACGGCGAGCTGGGACggatgctcgtcgccggcgagcggAGGCGgatgctcgtcgccggtggccggCGGTCGGCGAGCGGGGATGCGGCGCGAGGCGCGGCCGTGCGGGAGTGCGGGCATAGGAGGCTCGGGCGTCGGGGATAGAGGGAGGACTGTCTTGTTGGGCTGGGCCGTATCTACAAGGCCGATACGTATCAGGAGACGTATCCAatgttcgcaaaaaa
Above is a genomic segment from Miscanthus floridulus cultivar M001 chromosome 3, ASM1932011v1, whole genome shotgun sequence containing:
- the LOC136541733 gene encoding uncharacterized protein isoform X6, with the protein product MTCIMSASKQNKRQTNCTNSEQCRPGKKTKLDSSHCLVSLKPHIGLKWDQYLRKVVPEKEQVGILWSDMAPFMESQKHCSGLADVTYVPPETFSLKSLRGVLSYEVWSTSLTEAERKFLIQFLPSEPDAEENVYSLLTGKNHHFENPFLSWSSSLCYGDIHPDALLNKEKHIKKDEKAYHVNLLNYHSNMVETLKNWRKRWLSCGDTENLFRDNPGNQMQGVMQLKATKSGMPMKVAQRIDVSKFMSYIKVSRTQLNHIKRLKQSGDGIQTKHVSRVIGGLDKSHVKPYGALLEDEQRRLHEHWLKMSCNDLPASFEVLRARKVRMEKSRKLLGLELEQKNVSVLRKADQLTDKMKGLGQPGASENDGTPVFQNDQVECSPQSLLQGGHDQSTLQDQDDEQSVYHIHCMNVEDHDLMVVRGIDITSQSEQNSDAPDQNRNGVSCVDKGIYCCANNPDKQSEVLMDIKLCKDGLLVDNPDCKNMQLEDLDGVSYKGPSVHAYEQDQDLENIGHAVVNHNCHHSQNISSETSHPKMTTVIGQDETENVMIPSCSSSQLPKSSAEQMHVQDFLDLNDQAAKVEKVRWQLAGPLQSHYRPLENITYNGSGDVQIKQPYLSSGQHNSSVYLNNVILSQQQPQLATSAFPVDNPASVIEPFSNLQSNGQLGTAKDIGAVSYPFRHANSMKQSTGLHCLVNKRLAQSAPFPRLLQEQHQLIDQSDNGLYAQLHEDYYTDV